In a single window of the Peromyscus maniculatus bairdii isolate BWxNUB_F1_BW_parent chromosome 16, HU_Pman_BW_mat_3.1, whole genome shotgun sequence genome:
- the LOC102913732 gene encoding zymogen granule membrane protein 16-like — protein sequence MLAIALLAFLCVSASANEIQAKSSSYNGEYGGVQGKRFSHSGNQMEGPITAIRVRADTYHIIGLQVRYGRVWSDPVGGTRGDLEEIFLHPGESVIQVSGKYKHCLRKLVFITNMGRHLSFGGETGISFNAVPLHPNSVLRYISGRANNYITAIGLHWATNPSNHNNC from the exons ATGTTGGCCATCGCTCTCCTAGCCTTTCTTTGTGTCTCAGCCTCTGCCAATGAGA TTCAGGCCAAGTCCTCCTCTTATAATGGGGAATATGGAGGTGTTCAAGGAAAGCGATTCAGTCATTCTGGCAACCAGATGGAAGGCCCCATCACTGCCATCCGTGTTCGAGCCGACACATACCACATCATAGG GCTCCAGGTCCGCTATGGCAGGGTGTGGAGTGACCCTGTAGGAGGCACCCGTGGAGACTTGGAAGAGATCTTTCTGCACCCTGGGGAATCAGTGATTCAGGTGTCCGGCAAATACAAGCACTGTCTCAGGAAGCTGGTCTTCATCACAAACATGGGCCGCCACCTGTCTTTTGGAGGAGAAACAGGCATAAGTTTCAATGCTGTTCCTTTGCATCCTAACAGTGTACTTCGATACATCAGTGGCCGAGCGAATAACTACATCACTGCCATTGGCCTGCACTGGGCTACCAACCCTAGTAACCATAACAACTGCTGA